The following are encoded together in the Candidatus Methylomirabilis oxygeniifera genome:
- a CDS encoding Putative sugar ABC transporter (ATP binding protein); putative glycerol 3-phosphate transport protein, ugpC-like protein (Evidence 3 : Function proposed based on presence of conserved amino acid motif, structural feature or limited homology; PubMedId : 3062310; Product type pt : putative transporter) produces MATVEIKGVTKQFGAVRAVDGVDLLVNDGEFFVLLGPSGCGKSTLLRIVAGIEQPTCGEVRIGGRVANDLPPQARQVAMVFQSYALYPHMTVFKNIAFPLEVQGMGREAIQKKVEWAAAMFGIEDLLNRRPRELSGGERQRVALARALVREPAVFLLDEPLSNLDAKLRTAAREELLLLQRRIGTTTLYVTHDQMEAMGLADRMALMHAGRVRQLGTPQEIYDEPADTFVAGFLGSPPMNLVEHGDVVIGLRPEHLFPKEVYRGQGKLASFQLNLTRVEYLGAERIVYGCLEEKFGNAHVLARIPSDSTVTFLQDRRYEFAIEEQAMRFFDRATGLRIGIRPDWDHRSGSPIDVPSDSG; encoded by the coding sequence ATGGCAACGGTTGAAATCAAGGGGGTCACAAAACAGTTCGGAGCAGTTCGGGCCGTGGATGGCGTGGACCTTCTCGTCAATGACGGGGAATTCTTTGTCCTCCTGGGGCCATCGGGGTGCGGAAAGTCCACGCTTCTTCGAATCGTTGCCGGCATAGAGCAACCCACGTGTGGGGAGGTGCGAATAGGAGGACGGGTGGCGAACGATCTTCCACCACAGGCGAGGCAGGTAGCCATGGTCTTCCAGAGCTATGCCCTCTACCCCCATATGACGGTCTTCAAAAACATCGCCTTTCCTCTCGAGGTCCAGGGAATGGGGCGGGAGGCTATCCAGAAGAAAGTAGAGTGGGCGGCCGCTATGTTCGGGATCGAGGACCTGCTTAATCGGAGGCCCCGTGAACTGTCCGGAGGCGAGCGGCAACGAGTGGCCTTAGCCAGAGCGTTGGTGCGAGAGCCGGCGGTGTTTCTCCTCGATGAGCCCCTCTCCAACCTTGATGCAAAACTTCGGACCGCAGCTCGAGAGGAGCTTCTGCTGTTGCAACGGCGGATCGGGACCACTACCCTCTATGTCACCCATGACCAGATGGAGGCCATGGGGCTTGCAGACCGGATGGCTTTGATGCATGCAGGGAGGGTCAGGCAGCTTGGTACGCCTCAAGAGATCTACGACGAGCCGGCTGATACCTTTGTGGCCGGCTTTCTGGGATCGCCTCCCATGAATCTGGTTGAGCATGGGGATGTTGTCATCGGCCTTCGTCCCGAGCATCTTTTTCCGAAGGAGGTCTATAGAGGACAAGGTAAGCTGGCGTCCTTTCAGCTCAACCTGACGCGAGTGGAGTATCTGGGGGCCGAGCGAATTGTTTACGGCTGTTTAGAGGAGAAGTTCGGAAATGCCCATGTCCTGGCCAGGATTCCCTCGGATAGTACGGTTACCTTCCTGCAGGACCGACGTTACGAATTCGCCATCGAGGAACAAGCGATGAGGTTTTTCGATCGAGCGACTGGGCTTAGAATTGGGATAAGACCCGACTGGGACCACCGGTCCGGTTCCCCGATTGATGTTCCTTCGGATTCGGGGTAG
- a CDS encoding putative ABC transporter permease protein (Evidence 3 : Function proposed based on presence of conserved amino acid motif, structural feature or limited homology; Product type pt : putative transporter) → MGSRTKRVARRSIFWALLTGLATFCLLPFLWQLLTSLKPTSEISSLPPLFPTRPVLDHYLAIFQDRPFGRFILNSVIVASLTTVSCLSIGSLAAFAIAKLQFRGRNLLLFMVLSISMFPPIAAVSPLYLIIRTLGLRDTYAGLVVPYTTFALPLAIWILWSVFREIPDELYLAALVDGCTPFQVFVRIFLPLAAPGIGTAAILVFIFAWNEFLYALTFTSSEAMRTIPVAIALFPGLHEVPWGEMAAATIVVTTPLILLVLFFQRRIVSGLTAGSVKG, encoded by the coding sequence ATGGGTAGCCGGACAAAGCGGGTCGCAAGACGGTCGATCTTTTGGGCCCTCTTAACAGGGTTGGCTACCTTCTGCCTCTTACCCTTCCTGTGGCAACTGCTCACATCGCTTAAACCCACGTCCGAGATCAGTAGTCTGCCGCCGCTCTTTCCGACAAGGCCGGTCCTCGATCATTACCTCGCTATCTTTCAAGACCGCCCATTCGGTCGATTTATCCTGAACAGTGTGATTGTTGCCTCCCTGACCACCGTGTCCTGCCTCTCCATCGGCTCCCTTGCTGCGTTCGCCATTGCCAAGCTTCAGTTCCGAGGAAGAAACCTCCTACTCTTCATGGTCCTTTCCATCTCCATGTTCCCTCCTATTGCCGCGGTGAGTCCCCTCTATCTGATCATCCGAACCCTGGGATTGCGGGATACCTACGCCGGGCTCGTTGTCCCCTATACCACCTTTGCCCTCCCCCTTGCCATCTGGATCCTGTGGAGCGTCTTCAGGGAGATCCCCGACGAGCTGTACCTGGCGGCTCTGGTAGACGGTTGCACACCGTTTCAGGTCTTCGTTCGGATCTTCCTCCCCCTCGCGGCGCCGGGGATCGGGACCGCCGCCATACTGGTCTTTATCTTTGCCTGGAATGAATTCCTCTATGCGCTGACCTTCACCTCAAGTGAGGCGATGCGGACGATCCCTGTGGCCATCGCCCTCTTTCCGGGCCTCCACGAGGTTCCCTGGGGAGAGATGGCGGCCGCCACGATCGTTGTCACCACGCCATTGATCCTTCTCGTCCTCTTCTTCCAACGCCGTATTGTTTCCGGTCTCACGGCCGGTTCAGTGAAGGGGTAG
- a CDS encoding Putative ABC transporter (permease protein) (Evidence 3 : Function proposed based on presence of conserved amino acid motif, structural feature or limited homology; Product type pt : putative transporter) translates to MRKDEIRPALLMILPACLLIGAVAIFPILNAFRISLDRRMPVFGISYFVGLDNYRFLIQDPRFWQSFLNTAYFSLLSVSLELTVGLLLAILLHGSFRGRGLFRAVVLIPWAIPTVVSARMWEWILNPDFGLLNYLLQQTGLLSSPLNWLGDRVLAMHSLILADVWKTSPFAALILLAGLQMIPEEVYEAARVDGASRWQIFRRITFPLLLPFILIALLFRTLDAFRLFDLVYVLTGGGPANTTETLSLYAYKLLFQTLQFGYGSTVAVATFLTVLLISTLCILLLRRQHHG, encoded by the coding sequence ATGAGAAAGGACGAGATCAGGCCGGCCTTGCTTATGATTCTGCCGGCCTGCCTGTTGATCGGGGCTGTGGCCATCTTCCCGATCCTGAATGCCTTCAGGATCAGTCTCGATCGGAGGATGCCTGTGTTCGGCATCTCGTACTTCGTGGGTCTCGACAACTACCGCTTTCTCATCCAAGACCCTCGCTTTTGGCAGAGCTTCCTGAATACCGCATACTTCTCCCTACTCTCCGTCTCCCTGGAGCTGACTGTCGGTCTTCTCCTGGCCATACTCCTTCATGGGTCTTTTCGAGGACGGGGCTTGTTCAGGGCTGTCGTGCTCATCCCCTGGGCTATCCCCACCGTGGTCTCGGCCAGGATGTGGGAATGGATCTTGAACCCCGACTTCGGCCTGCTGAATTACCTTCTGCAGCAGACAGGCTTGCTGTCCTCCCCACTCAATTGGCTTGGGGATCGCGTCCTGGCCATGCATTCGCTCATCCTGGCCGACGTCTGGAAGACCAGTCCCTTTGCGGCCCTCATCCTGTTGGCCGGCCTCCAGATGATTCCTGAGGAGGTGTATGAGGCGGCGAGAGTTGACGGCGCAAGCCGGTGGCAGATCTTCCGGCGGATCACCTTTCCTCTTCTGTTGCCCTTTATCCTGATCGCCCTCCTCTTCAGAACGCTCGATGCCTTCCGGCTCTTCGATCTGGTCTATGTACTGACGGGAGGCGGACCGGCCAACACCACCGAGACATTAAGCCTCTACGCCTACAAGCTCCTTTTCCAGACCCTTCAGTTCGGCTACGGCTCTACGGTGGCCGTGGCGACGTTTCTCACCGTCCTGCTCATCAGCACTCTGTGCATCCTCCTCTTGAGGAGGCAGCATCATGGGTAG
- a CDS encoding putative sugar ABC transporter, periplasmic sugar-binding protein (Evidence 3 : Function proposed based on presence of conserved amino acid motif, structural feature or limited homology) — MTDVEGGARIVFAHFKVPSPEALSGLIEAFERQNPGVKVIEEVLPTSTDQQHQFYVTALEGKSAAFDVFALDVIWIQEFARAGWLLDLTPGLGVKGLAEFLPGPVEAATYKDQIYAVPWFANAGILYFRKDLLSKYGFAPPRTFKELSRQARAILEGEQDPDLKGFVWQGKQYEGLICVALEFIHGNGGSVLDGRRSALRDKQAVEALQLMHDLIAVNKVSPPLVTSADEEATRHLFGAGRAIFMRNWPYALALYGHKGSKVRGRVGIAPLPSFEGYQSAPTLGGWLLGVNRFSTRPDPARRLVEFLTSQAAQKVLAIELGFPPARDPLYHDAELKMANPFIPPLYEAMRRARPRPVTPFYLMISQLLQPELSAAIMGVKPPERALEDASRLIEHILKLEVE; from the coding sequence ATGACGGACGTAGAGGGCGGAGCGAGGATCGTGTTCGCCCATTTTAAGGTCCCATCTCCTGAAGCCCTTTCCGGGCTGATCGAGGCGTTTGAGCGGCAGAACCCTGGGGTTAAGGTGATCGAGGAGGTCCTCCCCACCTCTACGGACCAGCAGCATCAGTTCTACGTGACAGCCCTCGAGGGCAAGTCCGCGGCCTTTGACGTGTTTGCGCTGGACGTCATCTGGATCCAGGAGTTCGCCAGAGCGGGGTGGCTCCTGGATCTCACGCCGGGATTAGGGGTCAAGGGATTAGCGGAGTTTCTGCCAGGCCCTGTTGAAGCCGCAACCTATAAAGATCAAATCTATGCTGTCCCCTGGTTCGCGAACGCTGGAATCCTCTACTTCCGAAAGGACTTGCTCTCGAAGTATGGATTCGCGCCTCCCCGAACCTTCAAGGAGCTGTCCCGACAGGCGAGGGCCATCCTGGAAGGGGAACAGGATCCTGATCTGAAGGGGTTCGTCTGGCAGGGGAAGCAATATGAAGGGTTGATCTGTGTCGCTCTGGAGTTCATCCACGGAAATGGGGGTAGTGTTCTGGATGGGCGCCGGTCGGCCCTTCGGGATAAGCAGGCTGTTGAGGCTCTCCAGTTGATGCATGACCTCATTGCTGTCAACAAAGTCTCTCCGCCCCTTGTGACATCGGCGGATGAGGAGGCGACCCGTCACCTCTTCGGAGCCGGCCGAGCGATTTTCATGCGGAACTGGCCCTACGCCTTGGCGCTATACGGGCATAAAGGTTCCAAGGTACGAGGGAGGGTCGGCATTGCCCCGCTCCCTTCCTTTGAGGGGTATCAAAGTGCTCCGACACTGGGCGGCTGGTTGCTCGGGGTCAACCGTTTCTCAACACGTCCGGACCCCGCCCGGAGACTCGTCGAGTTCCTGACCAGTCAGGCCGCTCAGAAGGTTCTGGCAATCGAGCTCGGGTTTCCACCGGCGCGTGATCCCCTCTATCACGATGCAGAGCTCAAAATGGCGAACCCCTTTATCCCGCCTCTGTACGAGGCGATGCGCCGGGCGCGTCCCAGGCCTGTCACTCCCTTCTACCTCATGATCTCCCAACTCCTCCAACCGGAGCTGAGCGCGGCCATCATGGGGGTGAAACCGCCTGAGCGGGCTCTGGAGGACGCCTCCCGACTCATCGAGCACATCTTGAAGCTGGAGGTGGAATGA
- a CDS encoding conserved membrane protein of unknown function (Evidence 4 : Homologs of previously reported genes of unknown function): MNELWQEAILDAVRNTGQRLTLFLPNILAMLTLVVIGLVAGWIVKSLLHRILLAVKFDPLCERWGLSQSLTKAGVRRPCSYLVGRLSFWAVFLVFTFMGIDALNLPAATRITTGALDFLPQLLTALLLLWAGWLLAIFLAQGALIAAVNAQLRGAHFIATLIRWGVLIFTAATVLTQLGIAKEMVVAAFSIAFGGVVLALALAFGLGGRDLARELLERRLRSEKDQEEKDEISHL; the protein is encoded by the coding sequence ATGAATGAGCTATGGCAAGAGGCGATACTCGATGCCGTTCGAAATACCGGTCAGCGGCTGACCCTCTTTCTGCCCAACATCCTGGCTATGCTGACTCTCGTCGTCATCGGCCTCGTGGCGGGGTGGATCGTGAAAAGTCTCCTCCACCGGATCCTGTTGGCTGTAAAGTTCGATCCGCTCTGTGAGCGATGGGGGTTGAGCCAGTCTCTGACCAAGGCAGGGGTGAGACGACCCTGCTCCTACCTTGTCGGCCGCCTGAGCTTCTGGGCCGTCTTTCTTGTGTTTACCTTCATGGGGATCGACGCCTTGAACCTGCCGGCGGCCACTCGAATTACCACAGGCGCTCTGGACTTCTTACCCCAACTCCTGACCGCCCTTCTCCTCCTCTGGGCCGGATGGCTGCTCGCCATCTTTTTGGCCCAAGGGGCCCTGATTGCGGCCGTCAATGCTCAACTTCGGGGGGCACACTTCATCGCCACCCTGATTCGGTGGGGCGTCCTGATCTTCACTGCGGCGACGGTCCTCACCCAATTAGGGATCGCCAAAGAGATGGTGGTGGCGGCCTTCTCGATCGCCTTCGGTGGCGTCGTGCTCGCCCTGGCGCTGGCCTTTGGCCTGGGCGGGAGGGACCTGGCCAGGGAACTGCTCGAACGCCGCCTCCGCAGCGAGAAGGATCAGGAGGAGAAGGATGAGATCTCCCATCTCTAG